The window TCTGTAGTTATTTGAGTAGGCTCTTCATGAGCAATATGATCATTTAGTTCAGTGTACATGTAGTCTACTAGTATGTCTGCATATTTTTCTTCCCTTATGTCTTGATTTGCATTGGATTCTGCTTTTTCAATTCTGTCTGACTGACTATTGCTTGTGGTAATTCTAATAGAATTTCAAAAGATGTTTCACTGTTGTCAAACAATACTCCTGTTTTTTGATGTATTATCCACAAACACAGGCTTTGAAATACTTTCTTTATTGGCAAATGGAAATATATCTTCTCTAAAAATGACATCTCTTCTAACAAAGAAAGATTGATTAGAAAGATCATATATGATATAATCTTTTTGGACTTCTGAATAGCCCATGTGGACAGATAGTCTTGCTCTAGGCATTAACTTATCATGTTCCTGGATAATTTTTGCAAAACATAGGCAGCCTAACACTCTAAGGTGTTGTATATAAGGTTTTCTTTTATGTAATTTCTCAAATGGAGACATATTTCCAATAACTGAACTAGGCATTCTATTTATCAGATAAACTGCCGCCAATATGCAATATTCCCAGAACTTGATAGGTATTTGAGCTTGAAATCTGATAGCTCTTGTAACTTTCAGTATATGTCCGTGCTTTCTCTTAGCAACTCTATTTTACTGAGGGATATAAACACAGGTTCTTTGGTGTATAACACCCAAGGTTCTGAATAGATTTTTACATACAGAGTTTACAAACTCTGTTCCATTATCTGTTCTGATGGTTTTTATTATCTTCTCAAATTGAGTTTTGACATAGTTAAAAAAGTGCTGAATTGACACACACACATCAGACTTTTGCTTTAGCAGAAACACCCATGTCATTCTGGAAAAATCATCTACAATAGTCAAGAAGTATATGTTTCCATCCAAAGTAGCTATTTTATATGGCCCCCACAAATCTACATGTATTAGATCAAAACAACTTCTATTCTGAATACTACTTGTAGGAACATGCAGTCTAGTTTGTTTGGAACAAGGACAAACTGTGCACTTATTTATTCTACTCTTGATAGTTTCTAAATCTACTTGAATCAacttctttaaaacttgtatagATACATGACCACTTCTTCTATGCCACAACACTACATCTGTTTTTTCAGTTTCAATTGTCTCATTACTTCTTGCAGTTAGTGcctctattttctccttttctcttaTATCAGTACATAGTAGATAAAGTCCACCATCTTCCttaccaatccccttcacctTCCCAGTGAAGATCTCCCGAAATACTCAAAAATCATGGAAGAATGTTGCTGAGCACTACATTTCTTTGATTAGTTTAGAGAGTGACAGTAGATTATATTTGAATTGAGAAACATAAAACACATTTATTATCATGTTGCTTTCTAATATTCAGTTGGACCCTGTGTGAGTGACTACTGTAATGTCACCATTAGGTAACAAGATTttctttggattttctttttcagcaactgTTTCTTTCTTTAATAAGTTGACATCAGAAACCATGTGATTTGTAGCCCATGTATCTATAATCCATTGTCTAATACAGTCAGTAACATGTAAATCTGTGTCAATACCTGCTATATTTGTTGCTGAGGTAGTGTTATTTGGTACAATATTTTTGTTCAGCAACTGAAAAATCTGCTCATATAGGCTCTTTGTAATTGCATAATTTCCCAGCTGACTCATAGGATTCTTAGTGGTTAAGTTGTTAGAACCACTTCCAGTAATTTATTCCTTCATATTTGTATTTCTTCCATAG is drawn from Nicotiana tabacum cultivar K326 chromosome 22, ASM71507v2, whole genome shotgun sequence and contains these coding sequences:
- the LOC107787605 gene encoding uncharacterized protein LOC107787605 — translated: MSQLGNYAITKSLYEQIFQLLNKNIVPNNTTSATNIAGIDTDLHVTDCIRQWIIDTWATNHMVSDVNLLKKETVAEKENPKKILLPNGDITVKGIGKEDGGLYLLCTDIREKEKIEALTARSNETIETEKTDVVLWHRRSGHVSIQVLKKLIQVDLETIKSRINKCTVCPCSKQTRLHVPTSSIQNRSCFDLIHVDLWGPYKIATLDGNIYFLTIVDDFSRMTWVFLLKQKSDVCVSIQHFFNYVKTQFEKIIKTIRTDNGTEFVNSEHDKLMPRARLSVHMGYSEVQKDYIIYDLSNQSFFVRRDVIFREDIFPFANKESISKPVITTSNSQSDRIEKAESNANQDIREEKYADILVDYMYTELNDHIAHEEPTQITTEVQNQQQPESSQISTETQNQQQPELRKSCRGNHPPVWIKDFVSLNIHQNVPYALDQYISYDKLTPKDQAYVVATSSIAEPTNYSKAILDPKWIEAMSEEIKAVENNHTWDIVTLLETAGGITIILVYAHDLLITGDSLQLIEETKTSLQNAFKMKDLGELKYFIGIEFARSHRGITMHQRKYVLELISEVGLAAAKPTLTPIDNNVKLTSKQYDDHVGQTKDSEDSVPLVDQTFFQILIEKLLYLTVTRPDIAFGVQTLSQFLQQPKNSDMEVALRIVKYIKIHLGQGILLSSTQINTITTLCDAVWCHILSR